Proteins co-encoded in one Ooceraea biroi isolate clonal line C1 chromosome 9, Obir_v5.4, whole genome shotgun sequence genomic window:
- the LOC113562587 gene encoding uncharacterized protein LOC113562587 gives MVTFFGTIEALYVFFARSTQRWEKLKNAVPVVLKSESKTRWSARVEAVKPVSKYIEEILPVLQAMIDDESENSDTRSDAGQLYTSLLNYRVLTLLGFWNKVLISIDRVQKRLQDPKMNFHDAALDLKGLRNHFYAEREALVTESLNEGFALCQKWNVEVERRQRRKKRMPDESSRDAGLTARQEMEKVMKESLDRLHVEMDERFTLLQDADSKFGFPLDVNALCYDVDNSDLKNKCRNLGESYSCDIDGQQLYEEILDCRMLLLTRTAKISRPEELLDFIVQYGDESVFPNLRIATQIMLTISVSIASCERSFSKLKLILSYLRASMGQDRLNDFALLSVEREEVEKANFEDIIDKLQQ, from the coding sequence ATGGTTACGTTTTTCGGAACAATCGAAGCCCTCTATGTCTTCTTCGCTCGTTCCACACAGCGCTGggaaaaactaaaaaatgcCGTTCCTGTGGTTTTAAAGTCGGAGTCCAAAACTAGGTGGAGTGCAAGGGTAGAAGCTGTGAAGCCCGTCAGTAAGTACATTGAAGAAATACTTCCGGTTCTTCAGGCCATGATAGATGATGAGAGCGAGAACAGTGACACAAGAAGTGATGCAGGACAGCTTTACACAAGCTTGTTGAATTACAGAGTCCTAACTTTGTTAGGATTTTGGAACAAAGTCCTCATTTCAATTGACCGAGTTCAAAAGAGGCTACAGGACCCTAAAATGAACTTCCACGATGCCGCCCTGGATTTGAAAGGTCtcagaaatcatttttatgcCGAAAGAGAAGCTTTAGTCACTGAATCACTGAATGAAGGATTCGCTCTCTGTCAAAAATGGAATGTTGAGGTTGAGAGACGTCAAAGACGAAAGAAACGGATGCCCGACGAGAGCTCGAGAGATGCCGGATTAACCGCTAGACAAGAAATGGAGAAAGTCATGAAGGAATCACTCGACCGTCTTCACGTGGAAATGGACGAAAGGTTCACTCTGTTGCAAGATGCCGATTCAAAGTTCGGGTTCCCTCTAGACGTCAACGCACTGTGTTACGATGTTGACAATAGCGACTTAAAAAACAAGTGCAGAAATTTGGGCGAAAGCTACAGCTGTGATATTGATGGGCAGCAGCTTTATGAAGAAATTTTAGATTGCAGAATGTTGCTTTTGACTCGTActgcgaaaatttcaagacCCGAAGAGCTTCTCGATTTCATCGTACAGTATGGAGATGAGAGCGTTTTCCCCAATCTGCGCATTGCGACACAAATAATGCTAACCATTTCAGTTTCCATTGCCAGCTGTGAGAGATCATTCAGCAAGTTAAAACTGATTCTTTCCTACTTAAGAGCATCTATGGGCCAAGACAGACTGAATGATTTTGCCCTCTTAAGTGTGGAGAGAGAAGAAGTGGAAAAAGCTAACTTTGAGGACATCATAGACAAGTTGCAGCAATGa